From the genome of Jannaschia sp. S6380:
GGTGCCGTTTGGGTTCCAGAGCCAGCAAGAATAATACGTCTTTCCGAGGGTGCAACTTGATCATGACCGAACCCGAGCAGGATGATGCCGACCGGGTATCGAAGCTTATCGACCAGAACCTGAAGCTGGTCTATTCCGACCTCGTGCAAGAAGAACTCCCGGACCGGTTCAAGGATCTGCTCGCCGTACTCAAGGCGCAGGACGCCGAGGAAAGCGACGACAAATGACCGCCAAGCCGAGCGGGGCCGACCCCCGAGAAGCGATGCTGGATCACCTTCCGGCACTACGGGCCTTTGCGCTCAGCCTGACGCGCAACGGCGCCACCGCCGACGACATGGTGCAGGATACCGTGGTGAAGGCCTGGACCAACATGGACAAGTTCCAGCCCGGCACCAACATGCGCGCCTGGCTGTTCACGATCCTGAGGAACACCTATTACTCCAGCCGCCGCAAGCTGAACCGTGAAGTGTCGGACCCCGAGGGGACGATGGTGGCGAACCTGTCAGTGAAGCCCGATCATGACGGTCACCTGAACCTCACCGATTTCAAGAAGGCGTTCGAGACCCTGCCGGATGAGCAGCGCGAGGCATTGATCCTCGTCGGCGCCTCCGGCTTCAGCTACGAGGAAGCGGCCGGAATGTGCGGCGTCGCCATCGGCACGATCAAGAGCCGGGCCAATCGCGGCCGCGCCAGGCTGACGGAACTTCTCCAACTCGATGGCGACTCTCCGATGGAGATGACCGACAATGCGACCATGGCGGTGGTGGCCGGAGGCGGGAGCGTTCTGCGCTGACCCCCGCGGACAAGATCCCCGACCCCTGGTACGAAAGCCT
Proteins encoded in this window:
- a CDS encoding NepR family anti-sigma factor, with the translated sequence MTEPEQDDADRVSKLIDQNLKLVYSDLVQEELPDRFKDLLAVLKAQDAEESDDK
- a CDS encoding RNA polymerase sigma factor, encoding MTAKPSGADPREAMLDHLPALRAFALSLTRNGATADDMVQDTVVKAWTNMDKFQPGTNMRAWLFTILRNTYYSSRRKLNREVSDPEGTMVANLSVKPDHDGHLNLTDFKKAFETLPDEQREALILVGASGFSYEEAAGMCGVAIGTIKSRANRGRARLTELLQLDGDSPMEMTDNATMAVVAGGGSVLR